Proteins from one Sphingomonas sp. HF-S4 genomic window:
- a CDS encoding RNA polymerase sigma factor, whose amino-acid sequence MEREYDIVARWVAREILPHENRVRVWLTRQWRGAVDVDDVLQEAYCRLSSLKSIEHIENPLAYFRRAAHAAAVDAVRHTNKNIVSMTEKDWFDVLDENPSVERQVEDAQELSRVGRVLASLSDTCRRVIELRRIEGLSQRETAERLGISENVVENNIVRGIRRVLAAMADQDAMTGEDADQQEDARIGKRRSQ is encoded by the coding sequence ATGGAAAGAGAGTACGACATCGTCGCTCGCTGGGTGGCCCGCGAGATACTGCCGCACGAAAACCGAGTCCGGGTTTGGCTGACGCGTCAGTGGCGCGGCGCCGTCGACGTCGATGACGTGTTGCAGGAAGCCTATTGCCGGCTCTCCAGCCTGAAGTCGATCGAGCATATCGAAAACCCGCTCGCCTATTTCCGTCGTGCAGCGCACGCCGCGGCAGTAGATGCCGTGCGGCATACCAATAAAAATATCGTATCAATGACGGAAAAGGACTGGTTCGACGTCCTTGATGAGAACCCCTCCGTCGAACGTCAGGTCGAGGATGCGCAGGAGTTGAGCAGAGTCGGCCGCGTGCTGGCGAGCCTGTCCGACACCTGCCGCCGCGTGATCGAGCTTCGCAGGATCGAGGGACTGTCGCAGCGGGAGACCGCCGAGCGGCTTGGGATTAGTGAGAATGTCGTCGAGAACAACATCGTGCGCGGGATAAGGCGCGTGCTGGCCGCGATGGCGGATCAGGACGCCATGACCGGGGAGGATGCAGACCAGCAGGAGGATGCGCGGATTGGCAAGCGCCGTTCCCAGTGA
- a CDS encoding FecR family protein, translating to MASAVPSEGIDAEAARWAARALDGDMSADTKYAIETWLAADRRHRGAFLRARAALFAIEDALRGDAASQAAASVGNNNSEDAGKGWLSFGRIALAASLIGTIGIGTLALAPGRVAQQPSESPAAASSDLRLADGSVATLGKGARIDFAMADGVRKVTLLQGEAVFHVAKDRAHPFVVRSGDVYAQATGTVYTVRRIGPSGSAVRVEEGSVLVWGRDDREQAVLLHAGGALTLEPGARRLPEVAPVQIARPAPPPPALAQIALDNVSISAAAARFNRVNRTQIVIPDTATGEIRIVGLFRASDPERFARAAAAVADAEVQIIDGRIVIEKK from the coding sequence TTGGCAAGCGCCGTTCCCAGTGAAGGCATAGACGCGGAAGCCGCGCGCTGGGCCGCGCGTGCGCTCGACGGCGACATGTCCGCTGACACGAAGTACGCCATCGAAACATGGCTTGCGGCGGACCGGCGGCACCGCGGCGCCTTTCTGCGCGCCCGTGCCGCGCTGTTCGCGATCGAGGACGCGCTGCGTGGCGATGCCGCCAGCCAGGCGGCCGCTTCCGTCGGAAACAACAATAGCGAGGACGCCGGCAAAGGCTGGCTCAGCTTTGGCCGGATCGCGCTCGCGGCATCGCTCATCGGCACGATTGGGATCGGCACGTTGGCGCTCGCGCCGGGCCGCGTCGCGCAACAACCATCCGAAAGCCCCGCGGCCGCTTCGAGCGATCTCCGGCTTGCCGACGGCTCGGTCGCAACGCTTGGAAAGGGCGCGCGGATCGACTTCGCAATGGCAGACGGCGTGCGCAAGGTGACGCTACTTCAGGGCGAGGCCGTGTTCCACGTCGCCAAGGATCGCGCGCATCCGTTCGTGGTCCGGTCGGGCGATGTCTATGCCCAGGCGACCGGCACGGTCTACACCGTTCGCCGGATCGGCCCGAGCGGCAGCGCGGTGCGTGTCGAGGAAGGCAGCGTGCTGGTCTGGGGACGTGACGACCGCGAGCAGGCCGTGCTGCTACACGCCGGCGGGGCATTGACGCTGGAGCCCGGCGCGCGCCGCCTGCCTGAAGTTGCTCCCGTCCAGATCGCACGCCCCGCTCCGCCGCCGCCCGCACTCGCGCAGATCGCGCTCGATAATGTCAGCATCTCGGCCGCCGCCGCACGGTTCAACCGTGTCAACCGCACCCAGATCGTCATTCCCGATACCGCGACGGGGGAGATCCGAATCGTGGGGCTATTCCGGGCGAGTGACCCGGAACGTTTCGCCCGAGCCGCCGCGGCAGTTGCCGATGCCGAAGTACAGATCATCGACGGCCGCATCGTAATAGAAAAGAAATAA
- a CDS encoding ShlB/FhaC/HecB family hemolysin secretion/activation protein: MKPLGWTAIGCSFLALAGTAHAQTASQIIPPSFAPPTVRDDGAIVLPESTGAVAPAGSDQVFVQVVEVAIEGDAPVDAVARLKARLVGKRVSVAEVFAAAAQLETALARSGRVLSRIVVPAQTLAGADGGATLRLRVVDGFIERIDGAALSKRVRGRVDALLAPLIGRKDVTLAQIERRLTLAGDVPGLTLSSTIAAGTQFGGTVLIIEGRHRPVSGFLTFDNLLSRDLGRISFGLGVNFNSVLGAGETIYLRASGLPNTGHGTSVLDPTPRNRALAAGIALPLGSDGLSLTTEYTDARLAPRHEAALPGIASHFERLSVRLQYPLARSRSFTLGSDLGLDVQRERVRIFDPANLALSEDRQRVLRGGVDLFARLPGGGYVAGSVKGSFGLDVFNARSAADATPILPLSRAGADASFEKLEFGLDAGQPLASNLSLDIKARAQAGLGQAMSNAEQFGIATSGGISPLPAGLIQGDSGYLLRGELRAPFDLAKIGARLAPYVFGARGGVRLEQPTVFERRRTDASAYGIGARLALPAGITASAEYGRAHIERVSGTANRVTFSVIAQF; this comes from the coding sequence GTGAAACCGCTGGGCTGGACCGCGATCGGCTGCTCGTTCCTGGCGCTGGCGGGCACGGCCCATGCGCAGACCGCGAGCCAGATTATCCCGCCCAGCTTCGCGCCCCCGACGGTCCGCGACGACGGCGCGATCGTCCTGCCGGAAAGCACCGGCGCGGTCGCGCCCGCGGGATCGGACCAAGTGTTCGTGCAAGTCGTCGAGGTGGCGATCGAAGGCGATGCTCCCGTCGATGCCGTCGCGCGGCTGAAAGCCAGGCTGGTCGGCAAGCGCGTCTCGGTTGCCGAGGTCTTCGCGGCCGCCGCCCAGCTCGAAACCGCGCTCGCCCGTAGCGGCCGGGTGCTATCGCGAATCGTCGTGCCGGCGCAAACGCTGGCCGGCGCCGATGGTGGTGCTACACTGCGGCTGCGCGTGGTCGATGGATTTATCGAACGGATCGACGGCGCCGCCTTGTCGAAGCGGGTGCGCGGCCGGGTCGATGCGCTGCTGGCGCCGCTGATCGGGCGCAAGGATGTGACGCTTGCCCAGATCGAGCGCCGGCTCACGCTGGCGGGCGACGTGCCCGGACTGACGCTGTCCTCGACGATCGCCGCGGGCACGCAGTTCGGCGGAACGGTGCTGATCATCGAGGGGCGCCATCGGCCGGTCAGCGGCTTCCTGACCTTCGACAATCTGCTGTCGCGCGATCTGGGCCGGATCAGCTTCGGGCTCGGAGTGAATTTCAACTCGGTGCTGGGCGCGGGCGAGACGATCTATCTGCGCGCCAGCGGCCTGCCCAACACCGGCCATGGCACCAGCGTGCTCGATCCGACGCCGCGCAACCGCGCCCTCGCCGCCGGAATCGCGCTGCCGCTCGGCAGTGACGGCCTCAGTCTCACCACCGAATATACCGACGCCCGGCTGGCGCCGCGGCACGAGGCCGCGCTGCCGGGGATCGCCAGCCACTTCGAGCGGCTGTCGGTCCGGCTGCAATATCCGCTGGCGCGATCGCGTTCGTTCACGCTCGGCAGCGATCTCGGACTCGACGTGCAGCGCGAGCGGGTGCGGATCTTCGACCCGGCGAACCTCGCGCTGTCCGAGGACCGGCAGCGCGTGCTGCGCGGCGGCGTCGATCTGTTCGCGCGCCTGCCGGGTGGTGGTTATGTCGCCGGATCGGTCAAGGGATCGTTCGGACTCGACGTCTTCAACGCCCGCTCGGCGGCGGACGCGACCCCGATCCTGCCGCTGTCGCGCGCTGGAGCGGACGCAAGCTTCGAGAAGCTCGAATTCGGGTTGGACGCGGGCCAGCCGCTCGCGTCCAACCTCAGTCTCGACATCAAGGCGCGCGCGCAAGCAGGGCTCGGCCAGGCGATGTCCAATGCCGAACAGTTCGGCATCGCGACTTCGGGCGGAATCTCGCCGCTCCCCGCCGGCCTGATCCAGGGCGACAGCGGCTATTTGCTGCGCGGCGAGCTCCGCGCACCGTTCGACCTGGCCAAGATCGGTGCGCGGCTCGCGCCCTACGTCTTCGGCGCGCGGGGCGGCGTGCGGCTGGAACAGCCGACGGTGTTCGAGCGCCGACGGACCGACGCGTCGGCTTACGGCATAGGCGCCCGGCTCGCGCTGCCCGCGGGCATCACTGCATCCGCCGAATATGGCCGCGCCCATATCGAGCGGGTCTCCGGCACCGCCAATCGCGTCACCTTCTCCGTCATCGCCCAGTTCTGA
- a CDS encoding FG-GAP repeat domain-containing protein, giving the protein MTIGITFAGILAMLLPQDGAAKVEDGDRWSRWNVAEAAQKATILPVCTGPYQVSSGDVNGDGLPDLIIPCRGELLSPRLDRPANDQLTVYLNPGKQGAWVRRDFTVGFGPYHSAIGDLDGDGRPDLVVPNYQSNNEHDLSILYGAEDRKALFEPASSVALGSPDLVNEYSLDAKGDIRYPTPGLTSAIIADVNGDGRPDIVTVSYQSNVFFVLINDGGRRFRPVRYPQQAVPYDQMLGGPRDIAAADFDGDGTLDLAFSMYESNLVEMWKGDGKGGFSPWRRMPSFGRIPYHLKAGDLDADGRSDIVVGNRGTSDNVVVLRNRPERFVYDGSFGTGTAKRGEVTADEIRDVQLSDLDGDGKLDLIAAARESGKLVFWRGTSKRGFNQAFADRRSVEFPGKGPRGIATLPGAVAVIFYNSSEVALLATP; this is encoded by the coding sequence ATGACCATCGGGATCACGTTCGCCGGCATCCTCGCGATGCTGCTCCCACAAGATGGCGCTGCCAAGGTCGAGGACGGCGACAGGTGGTCCCGATGGAATGTCGCAGAAGCCGCGCAAAAGGCGACTATATTGCCGGTGTGCACCGGCCCCTATCAGGTATCCTCGGGCGATGTGAACGGCGACGGACTGCCGGATCTCATCATCCCCTGCCGCGGCGAACTTCTCTCACCGCGGCTGGATCGCCCGGCCAACGATCAGCTCACCGTCTATCTCAATCCCGGCAAGCAGGGAGCGTGGGTCCGCCGCGACTTCACGGTCGGCTTCGGCCCCTATCACTCCGCGATCGGCGATCTCGATGGCGACGGGCGACCCGATCTCGTGGTGCCCAACTATCAGTCCAACAATGAGCACGACCTCTCGATCCTCTATGGCGCGGAGGATCGCAAGGCGCTGTTCGAACCGGCAAGCTCCGTCGCGCTGGGGAGCCCGGATCTTGTCAACGAATACAGCCTCGATGCCAAAGGTGACATCCGCTACCCGACCCCAGGGCTGACCTCGGCGATTATCGCCGATGTGAACGGCGACGGGCGGCCGGACATCGTTACCGTCTCCTATCAATCCAACGTCTTCTTCGTACTGATCAACGACGGCGGGCGGCGCTTCCGCCCGGTGCGCTATCCGCAACAGGCAGTACCCTATGACCAGATGCTCGGGGGCCCGCGCGACATCGCGGCGGCGGATTTTGACGGCGACGGCACGCTCGACCTCGCATTCTCGATGTATGAATCGAACTTGGTCGAGATGTGGAAAGGCGATGGCAAGGGCGGCTTCTCGCCGTGGCGACGCATGCCCTCGTTCGGGCGCATCCCCTATCACCTAAAGGCCGGTGACCTCGACGCAGATGGCAGATCCGATATCGTCGTCGGCAACCGCGGCACCAGCGACAATGTCGTGGTGCTGCGCAACAGGCCCGAGCGTTTCGTCTATGACGGATCATTCGGCACCGGCACTGCCAAGCGCGGCGAAGTCACAGCGGACGAGATCCGCGACGTGCAACTTTCGGATCTGGACGGCGACGGCAAATTAGACCTGATCGCTGCAGCGCGCGAGTCCGGCAAGCTCGTGTTCTGGCGCGGCACGAGCAAGCGCGGATTCAACCAAGCCTTCGCCGATCGGCGCAGCGTAGAGTTTCCCGGCAAGGGGCCACGAGGCATCGCGACCCTGCCCGGCGCGGTCGCCGTGATCTTCTACAACAGCAGTGAGGTGGCGCTCCTCGCCACGCCATAG
- a CDS encoding helix-turn-helix domain-containing protein — translation MHRWSADLNLDSSIPRVEYQRGEDETLREYVTRVAASISFAFLLDPDDVVDQPDFALETKLIVLPEGLVSRTSASGRFTLSRDQKRIETTATDHLLVYFIESGVAEVTPTRSSRPLQRGDILLLDLNRPGKLLQHEIRNIRIIMPRSALTGDIDEQDLHGCVIPAAHPLAGVMSDCAARLIDDAPRMMQRHGSATLRALFELLSTALADRVEISSAELPMKTRIDVLINNNLERAELTPAWIADRLGISRATLYRTIQYNGGGVKDLIIDRRRLRAWPMLTDPDGGSFAEIARHSGFASRAKLAQSFAKLLGKSLEEIRFSDPDTRAKMHVTVSDMLLGNWENRIGKR, via the coding sequence ATGCATCGCTGGTCGGCAGATTTGAATCTCGACAGTTCGATTCCGCGCGTCGAATATCAGCGCGGCGAAGATGAGACGCTTCGGGAATATGTCACTCGCGTCGCCGCGTCGATCTCCTTCGCTTTCCTGCTCGATCCCGACGATGTCGTGGATCAGCCAGACTTCGCGCTCGAGACCAAGCTGATCGTGCTGCCCGAGGGGCTCGTCTCGCGCACCAGCGCCAGCGGGCGCTTCACCTTGAGCCGCGACCAGAAACGGATCGAGACGACTGCGACCGATCATCTGCTCGTCTATTTCATCGAAAGCGGCGTCGCGGAAGTGACGCCGACGCGATCGAGCCGGCCCTTGCAGCGCGGCGACATCCTGCTCCTCGACCTCAATCGCCCAGGCAAGCTTTTGCAGCACGAGATCCGCAACATCCGCATCATCATGCCGCGCTCGGCGCTGACCGGCGATATCGACGAGCAGGATCTGCACGGCTGTGTCATCCCCGCCGCCCATCCGCTGGCCGGAGTGATGAGCGATTGCGCGGCGCGGCTGATCGACGATGCGCCGCGGATGATGCAGCGCCACGGATCGGCAACGCTGCGCGCGCTGTTCGAACTGCTCAGCACCGCGCTCGCCGACCGGGTCGAGATCAGTAGTGCCGAGTTGCCGATGAAGACGCGGATCGACGTGCTTATCAACAACAATCTCGAGCGGGCCGAACTGACGCCGGCATGGATCGCGGATCGGCTCGGTATCTCGCGCGCGACGCTCTATCGCACAATCCAATATAATGGCGGCGGTGTGAAGGATCTGATCATCGACCGCCGCCGTTTGCGTGCCTGGCCGATGCTGACCGATCCCGACGGCGGATCCTTCGCCGAGATCGCGCGGCACTCGGGCTTCGCCTCGCGCGCCAAGCTAGCCCAGAGCTTCGCCAAGCTGCTCGGCAAGTCGCTCGAGGAAATCCGCTTCTCCGACCCGGACACGCGGGCGAAGATGCATGTCACTGTGTCGGACATGCTGCTCGGCAATTGGGAAAATCGCATCGGGAAACGATAA
- a CDS encoding TonB-dependent receptor, translating into MLFSQYRAAATMVAAAAFSCATAAQAQTHTFNVPAQPVVTGVKELARQAGIQIIVTSRDAEGRTTNIVRGTLETRAALDALLAGTGLVVRSFDGGTAVLGTDDLADTSLVVTASRVIRNGYSAPTPLTVLGRDEIDRSAQINLAEQISRLPALAGSNNPRNTASNISGGFMGISALNLRNLGATRTLVLLDGQRLPAASLNGLVDANSIPSALVKRVDIVTGGASAAWGSDAVAGVVNFVLDKDFTGVKGEVQGGITTYGDNKNYRVSLSAGTGFADGRGHLLVSGENWYSEGIKGMPRDWYRGRKTLFNPAYTATNGQPEHIVRDGVGYTTVAPGAIVTRGPLRGLYFGPGGTPGQLNYGSVVNDPFMVGGDWRYTDFGSGPQNLDPEISHKSVFARLSYEVADRVNLFGEFSYVQAKTKTTGTPMFNFGGLIIQRDNAFLPEAVRQRMIDLGETSLNVGSWNSAIGGIVTETRHDLYRYAIGADGEVNILGTDWAWMIRGNRNVSKFLNATGVPITANYNAAIDAVRTTSGAIICRSTLANPGNGCVPLNILGTGVASSAALDYVIGRSFLNAKITQGVVSATVRGAPFSTWAGPVSLAFGVEHRREEEEGESDPLSLRNSYWAGNYKPIHGAYTVKEAFLEMVVPLAERTSWAHALELNGAVRATDYSTSGYVTTWKAGLTYAPVPDIRFRVTRSRDIRAGNLSELFQAGQTNTTTLVDPAKNNQSYTVFQTTIGNPVVNPERADTFNIGATVQPSFVPGLFASVDYFDIQVKEAIASLSASTIINQCHTGNTSLCSLIVRNADGFMTDVYLRPINLARQTARGVDMELGYRLPLSSISGGAGDGTLSFRALATRYLESSVDNGINPPTSNLGENTGVPTWRYLAEIAFDKGPISFSVTGRGFSDGVIANSFIECSTSCPTSTTLNRTIDSNRVDGAFYVDLSMSFRLTDGVKIYGAIDNVANKAPAPYAPSGTGIGSAQIGISQTYYDVIGRAFRAGVRFQF; encoded by the coding sequence ATGCTTTTCAGTCAGTATCGAGCAGCTGCGACGATGGTCGCGGCCGCAGCATTTTCGTGCGCTACTGCCGCGCAGGCGCAGACGCATACTTTCAACGTGCCCGCTCAACCGGTGGTGACCGGCGTGAAGGAACTGGCGCGTCAGGCCGGCATCCAGATTATTGTCACCAGCCGCGATGCCGAAGGTCGCACCACCAACATAGTCCGCGGCACGCTCGAGACCCGCGCTGCGCTCGACGCGCTGCTCGCCGGCACTGGGTTGGTTGTCCGCTCCTTCGACGGCGGCACTGCGGTGCTGGGCACAGACGATCTGGCCGACACTTCGCTCGTGGTCACCGCCTCGCGCGTGATCCGCAACGGCTATTCGGCGCCGACGCCACTGACCGTGCTCGGTCGCGACGAGATCGACCGCTCAGCGCAGATCAACTTGGCCGAGCAGATCAGCCGCCTCCCGGCGCTCGCTGGCAGCAACAATCCGCGCAACACGGCCAGCAACATCAGTGGCGGCTTCATGGGCATCAGCGCACTCAACCTGCGCAACTTGGGCGCGACGCGTACACTCGTACTGCTCGACGGGCAGCGTCTGCCCGCCGCCTCGCTTAACGGCTTGGTCGATGCCAACTCGATCCCGAGCGCGCTGGTCAAGCGCGTCGATATCGTCACCGGCGGCGCATCGGCCGCCTGGGGCTCGGACGCCGTCGCAGGCGTGGTCAACTTCGTGCTCGACAAGGACTTCACCGGCGTGAAGGGCGAGGTCCAAGGTGGCATCACCACCTATGGCGACAATAAGAACTACCGCGTGTCGCTCAGCGCCGGCACCGGTTTCGCCGATGGGCGAGGCCACCTGCTGGTCAGCGGCGAGAACTGGTACAGCGAAGGCATCAAGGGCATGCCGCGCGACTGGTATCGCGGCCGCAAGACGCTGTTCAACCCGGCCTATACCGCGACCAACGGCCAGCCCGAACATATCGTGCGCGACGGCGTCGGCTACACGACGGTGGCGCCCGGCGCGATCGTCACGCGCGGCCCGCTCCGCGGCCTCTATTTCGGGCCAGGCGGCACGCCCGGGCAACTCAACTATGGCTCGGTAGTCAACGATCCGTTCATGGTGGGCGGTGACTGGCGCTACACCGATTTCGGCAGCGGTCCTCAGAATCTCGACCCCGAGATTTCGCACAAGAGTGTGTTTGCGCGGCTGAGCTATGAAGTGGCTGACCGCGTCAACCTGTTTGGCGAATTCTCCTACGTCCAGGCCAAGACAAAGACCACCGGCACTCCGATGTTCAATTTCGGCGGGCTGATCATCCAGCGCGACAACGCTTTCCTGCCAGAGGCGGTGCGCCAGCGCATGATAGACCTCGGCGAGACGTCGCTCAACGTCGGCAGCTGGAACTCGGCGATCGGCGGCATCGTCACAGAGACCCGTCATGACCTGTATCGCTATGCGATCGGCGCCGACGGCGAGGTGAATATCCTCGGCACCGACTGGGCCTGGATGATCCGGGGCAATCGCAACGTCAGCAAGTTCCTCAACGCTACCGGCGTGCCGATCACCGCCAATTACAACGCGGCGATCGACGCGGTTCGCACCACCAGCGGCGCAATAATCTGCCGCTCGACGCTGGCCAACCCGGGCAATGGCTGTGTGCCGCTCAACATCCTGGGCACCGGTGTCGCGTCCAGCGCTGCACTCGATTATGTGATCGGTCGCTCGTTCCTCAACGCCAAGATCACTCAGGGCGTGGTTTCCGCGACGGTGCGCGGCGCGCCCTTCTCGACTTGGGCCGGCCCAGTCTCACTGGCATTCGGGGTCGAGCATCGCCGCGAGGAAGAGGAAGGCGAGAGCGATCCGCTGTCGCTGCGCAACAGCTATTGGGCGGGCAACTACAAGCCGATCCACGGCGCCTACACGGTCAAAGAAGCGTTCCTCGAAATGGTAGTGCCGCTCGCGGAGCGGACGAGTTGGGCGCATGCGCTGGAATTGAATGGCGCAGTGCGCGCGACCGACTACAGCACTTCGGGCTACGTCACGACCTGGAAAGCCGGTCTGACCTATGCGCCTGTTCCCGACATCCGTTTCCGCGTAACTCGCTCGCGCGACATTCGCGCGGGCAATCTCTCAGAGTTGTTCCAGGCCGGCCAGACCAACACCACCACGCTGGTTGATCCGGCCAAGAACAACCAGTCCTACACGGTTTTCCAGACGACAATTGGCAATCCGGTTGTGAATCCCGAGAGGGCCGACACCTTCAACATCGGCGCCACGGTCCAGCCGAGCTTCGTCCCCGGCCTGTTCGCCTCGGTCGACTATTTCGACATCCAGGTGAAGGAGGCGATCGCCTCGCTGAGCGCGAGCACGATCATCAACCAGTGCCACACCGGCAACACCTCGCTTTGCAGCCTGATCGTGCGCAATGCCGACGGCTTTATGACCGACGTGTACCTGCGGCCGATAAACCTTGCTCGCCAAACCGCGCGCGGGGTCGACATGGAGCTTGGCTACCGCCTGCCGCTCTCCTCGATCTCGGGCGGCGCGGGCGACGGCACCCTCTCCTTCAGGGCGCTGGCAACACGCTATCTGGAGAGCAGCGTGGATAATGGGATCAATCCGCCTACCTCAAACCTCGGCGAGAATACCGGCGTGCCGACCTGGCGCTATCTCGCCGAGATCGCCTTCGACAAGGGGCCGATTTCCTTCTCGGTCACCGGCCGCGGGTTCAGCGACGGCGTCATCGCCAATTCCTTCATCGAGTGCAGCACCTCCTGCCCGACCTCGACGACGCTCAACCGCACCATCGACAGCAATCGCGTCGATGGGGCCTTCTATGTCGATCTCTCGATGAGCTTCCGACTCACTGACGGGGTGAAGATCTATGGCGCGATCGACAATGTAGCGAACAAGGCTCCGGCGCCCTATGCTCCCTCGGGCACTGGCATCGGCAGTGCCCAGATTGGCATTTCCCAGACCTATTACGACGTGATCGGCCGCGCGTTCCGCGCCGGCGTACGCTTCCAGTTTTGA